The DNA region GCTGTTTGCCTGCCTGCATGGTAAGATCGACCGGCTGGGATGCGGCCACCGCCGGCATTGCCGTTGCGGTGAGCGACGGGCGTGGCTGGGGAAGCATGGCGCCTGCAATTGCCTGGCCGGTCGCGATCGGGATCGCGGCGAGTGTCGCGTCTTCGCCAGGCTTCGGCGTCGGCACCACTGTCTGAGCGGCTGTCAGTTCGGCCTGAGAGGTATATTCAACGCTCGTGCAGCCGGTGATCACGCCGCAGCAGAGCACCGTGGAAACGACAAGACTGCGTTTCAGGCCGGACAATCCGATCGCTACCATTCCGTCACTTTCGTGAAATCGCGCCGCCCCGGCAGCGTATAAAAGTTACTAAAAAATTTAAACCCGATGACCCCATTAACCTATTCGTTGCATTCCGGCAACCACGGAATATTTCTCAGCTGCAATAGCGCGATACCCGGATTTCAAGCCGCAATACGGCGATACCCAGCCGTTACGGCGCCTGCAGCGATCAGCAGGGTGCCGCCGGTCCGGTTCACGGCGCGCTGGACACTCGCCTTGCGAATCAGTCCGCGAGCGGAATGGGCGAGAAAAGCGTAGGCAGCGGCGTTGAGGATCGCCAGCACCAGGAAGGTCGCTTCCATGATCGCCATCTGCCCGAAGAAGGGCAGGGTCGGGTTGAGGAACTGCGGCACGAAGGCGACGAAGAAGACGATACTCTTCGGATTGAGGGCGGTGACGACATAGGCGTGGAGGAAGATCTTAAGCGACTTTTCCTCCGGCAGATTGTCGTTGTCGGCGACCGGCTCGCCAATCACGGGAGCCCGCCAGAGCTTGATTCCCAGCCAGATCAGGTAGGCGCCGCCGATCCACTTCAAAAGGGTGAAGAGGGCGGCGGAGGTGGCGAGCACTGCGCCGAGACCGAAGAGGGATGCGGTCATTGCGGTGAAGTCGCCAAGCGCCACGCCGCTCACCGTCGCAAAGGCCGTCCGGCGGCCATGGCCAAGCGCATAGGAAACGACGAGCAGTATCGTTGGTCCCGGTATGGCCAGCATGATGGCGGATGCGGCAGCAAAAGCGAGCCAGGCTTCAAGCGACATGGAATCTCCTCCTATTCCGTCGGGAATAAGCAAAGACACCATATTAACCGTCCGTCAATCATGCTTCTTTGTATTTCTGCCCTATATTGTCCATGACTTCTGCAAACCACGCCGTCGACAGGTCGAAAGCTTTGCCACCTTTGATGCGGGGAAATTCTATAGTGCGCAACTTACCGTTCTGCGCTTCGTCATGGCCGGTGACGCCGGACACCTTATTGAGCGCGCTTTCGACGGCGAGATCGACCATGCTCTGGATCAGCCTGAGGTCGTCGCCATTGGCCGGGGCCGAGCGAGCGAAATAGCCCGATTTCTGCACCAGCGAACGCTCGGCGTTCAGGAGGTTGGCGAACTGCTTCTGGAACCAGGCGCCGACATTGATCGTGTCGATCTTCACGTGGCCGAAAGCGTCACGCTTTACGGTCTCACCCGCAGCTTCACGCTCGGCGACGATAGCGTCGAGGCAGGCGCCTTCCGAGACGAAGACGGTGGCATGGCCGGTGCGGTCCATGATTTCCTTCAGGCGGGCGGCCTCGGCGTCGAGGTCGAAGGACATTTCGGGCAGATAGACGGCGTCGATGCTCTTCAGATGCGCGTCCATCAGCAGGCCGTCGACATACTGGTTGCGGCTGGTGCGCTGAAGATAGGAACGGGCGGTGGCTGCCGTCAGCCAGCCGCAATGGCGGCCCATCACTTCGTGGATGACGAGCGTGCGCGGCGCAGCCGTCTGCTCGTTGCTGACATTGTCGAAGAAATGCGCACCGACTTCGGCGGCCGTCCAGGCGCCGAGCGATTGGCGGATGGGCACGACATCGTTGTCGACCGTCTTCGGCAAGCCGACGACGGTCAGGTCATAGCCGTTGGCGGCGAGGTAGGCAGCAAGGTCGGCGGCCGTCGTATTGGTGTCGTCGCCCCCGATCGTGTGGAGAATGGTGATGCCGTCATCGGCAAGACGCTCGGCGGCGACCCTCAGCGGATTCTCGCCTTCCTTGACAAGGCCGCGCTTGACGCAGTCGGCGGCATTGGTGAGCTTGACGCGGCTATTGCCGATCGGTGAGCCGCCATAGCGGTGCAGCAGCGGCGCCTTTGCACGCATTTGACCGGTGATCTCGATGCGGTCACCGAGCAGCACGCCCTGATAGCCGGACTTATAAGCGACGATGTCGATTTCGGGGGCGATGTCGCTGTAGCGTTCAATGAGGCCGCCGACGGCAGAGGAAAGACAGGGCGCCAGGCCTCCAGCGGTCAGCATTGCGACTTTCTGTTTGGCCATGGATCCCTCCTGCGATGTTTCTGTGGGCAGCGTTAGCTAGCGCATGGATGCGGCAGGGAAAGGGCCCTGTAAAGTAAAGAATTTACGAAAAACGCGGCTTTCTGCCGAGTTGAACGGCAAAGGCGGCGGGAAGCGCGATATAATCGTTTCAAGCCCGAGCTGCCGCCGGGAACTGTTTGTGGAAATCGGCGGTCAAGCATTGAGCGAGCGTGGTGCGGCAACCCCTCTCACGGCGGATCCGGCGAACCGGTCGATCGCTTGCTGCAGTGCAATAATTACTGAATCGTGAAAACTGTTTTCGATGCTACGACCAATAGTCGCCTTGCAAAGGCTACGATTCTTTGGTCAAGCTGATTGCTCATACTTGGCACGCTTACGAGAGATTTCGATGTCCTTCTGGGAAAAATTGTTGAATGCCATTGGCAATACCGCGGGCAATGCGCTCTCCGCGGTGGTCGAGGCTATTCGAACGGTTTTCGAAGGCGATCCCGAGACCCGGCGCAAAGTGGCTTTCTCCGTGGCGATCATTGCGCTTTCGGCCAAGATGGCCAAGGCCGACGGCATCGTCAGCGAGAAAGAGGTCGAGGCTTTCCGCGAGATCTTCGAATTTCCCGAGGATCAGGCCAAGAATGTTGCCAGGCTCTATAATCTCGCACGCCAGGATGTCGCCGGCTACGAAGCCTATGCCGAGCGGCTTTCGACGCTCTGCGTCACCTGCGCGGCCAATTGCCCGGTCCTGGAAGACGTGCTTGACGGCCTGTTCCACATTGCCAAGGCCGATGGGCTGATTCACGAGAAGGAGCTGAATTTCCTCGGCCATATCGCCGAGATCTTCCAGATGAGCGAGACTCGTTTCGAGCAGATCGCAGCTCGCCATGTCTCGTCCGGCGGCGATCCCTACAAGGTGCTCGGCGTGTCGCCTTCCGACGATTTTCCGACGATCCGCCGCCGTTACCGTGGCCTGGTCAGCGAACATCATCCCGATCGACTGATCTCGCGCGGGGTGCCGAAGGAGTTTCATTTGATCGCCAATGAGCGCATGGCGGCGCTGAACGCAGCATATGCGGCGATCGAGAAGGAACGCCGCGCCGCATGACCTCTTTCGAGGCCGATTATCGAGGCGCTTGCGTGCGGCCATCGCCCAACCGAGGCGAGCGGGCGGGCGGGCGTCGTCCCGATATGATCCTCCTGCATTATACCGGGATGCCGACGGCCGATGGCGCGCTCGACTGGCTGTGTCGGGAAGAGAGTCAGGTTTCCAGCCATTATTTCGTGCATGAGAATGGCGAGGTGATCCAGCTTGTGCCGGAGGCGCGGCGCGCCTGGCATGCCGGCAAGAGCAGCTGGCACGGCGAGAGCGATATCAATTCGCTGTCGATCGGCATTGAAATCGCCAATGCCGGCCATCCCGGCGGTCTTCCCGATTATCCGAAAGAGCAGATCGCAGCAGTCATCGAATTGTGTCGTGACTGTGTCAAACGTTGGTCGATTGTGCCGGAAAGAGTGCTCGGGCATTCCGATGTCGCACCGATTCGCAAGGTTGATCCTGGCGAGAAATTCCCTTGGGCCGAGCTTCATCGGGCGGGTGTGGGCCATTGGGTCGAGCCGGCGACGATCACCGGCGGGCGTTTCTTCCAGCGCGGGGACGCCGGCCAGCCGGTGGAAGCGCTGCAGTCAATGCTGTCGCTTTACGGTTACAGCACTGAAATTACGGGCAAATTCTCCGAAAAGACGGCCGGCGACGTGGAAGCCTTCCAGCGCCATTTCCGGCCCGAACGGGTGGACGGGATCGCCGATTTCTCGACGATCGACACGCTGCACCGGCTGCTGTCGGCGCTACCGCGATTTTCCTGACGGCGGCAGCCGGAATTCCGGGCAGTTTTGCCGTCACAAGCGAGAAATCCGCCCCGCCACATCATTTCCCTATTATCTCCTCATTGCGATGGTCTAAGGACGCCCGCTGAACGGCGCTCGCGGCTGATTTCAAGTGTAACCGTGGCCGCCAAATGAAACGATAAGAATTGCCATGGAGCGCGATCAGTCCTTGATCGCGTGTATCCGGATGACAGCGAGGCGCGCAGTCCCTGCAGTTCTTTGGGTCGGAGTGAAGAAACTATATGAAAGAGTTTATTATTGGTGCTGCGGCATGCCTTGGCATGCTGCTGGCGGGGTATAACTTTGCCTCGGCTAATGATGACTGGGGCGTCAGGGCCGAAACCATCCCGCTGAAAACCGTCGATCGACAGAGCGGCTATGCCATGCCCGATTTCTCCAACAGCATTCCCTATGCTGCGCTGATCAACAAATATGCGGCTGAATACAACGTTCCGGTGGCGCTCGCCCAGGCGGTCGTTCGCGTCGAGAGCAATTTCAATCCGAAGGCACGCGGCAGCGCCGGCGAAATCGGCCTGATGCAGATCAAGCCGGCAACGGCCAGGATGATGGGATATTCCGGCACGCGCAAAGGCCTGTTCGATCCCGAGACCAACATCAAATACGGCATGAAGTATCTGGCGGCCGCCCACCAGCTCGGCGGCGGGCAGACCTGCAACACCATCCTCAAATATAATGCCGGCCATGGCGCAACGCGCATGAATCCGGTGTCGAAGACTTATTGCGGCAAGGTCCTGGCGATGCTCGACTGAGCCGCCGCGCGGCTCGGAGGGAAATCTTCCGCTGCTGTTTTTGTAATATGAATCGGGACGCTCGCCGTGATATCCCACCTCGAAACGAGGTGGGCACCTCGATATGAGGTGAGATATGGCAGTCGATTTCAGGTTCATCGTCATCGGGCGCGGCATGATGGGAGCGGCGGCCGCACGGCATCTCTCTTCCATGGCCGACGGCGTCGCGCTGATCGGCCCTTCGGAGCCGGAGGATCGCAAGGTCCATCACGGCGTTTTTGCCAGCCATTATGACGAAGCGCGCATTACCCGCACCTTCGACGGCAATCTCGCCTGGGGAACTTTCGCCGCGCGGGCGCTCCGGCGCTACCGCGACATCGAGGCGAAGAGCGGCATTTCCTTCTTTTCGGAAGTCGGATGTCTTTTTGCCGGTCCCCCACCGAAGGACGAGCAGGACTTTCTTCTGAGGGCGCTGACCGTCAGCGAGACGCTCGGCAGCGATATCGAGATCGTCGCCCCGGCGGAACTCGACCGGCGTTTTCCCTATCTTGCCGTCGGCCCTGATTTCAGCGGATATTTCGAGCGCAAGCGCGCCGGGCACATCAATCCGCGGGCGCTGGTGCGCGCGCAAGCCAGGCTTGCCGAACAGGGCGGCGTCTCGCTGATCGAGGCGACCGCGACGTCGGTGCGCGACACAGGTTCCCATGTTGAGGTGACGGCCGGTGACAGAAGCTATAGCGCCGAGCGCGTATTGGTCGCGGCCGGCGCTTTCAGCAATTTCCATGCCCTGCTGCCGCGTCCCGTCGATTTGAGAGTGATGGCGCGTACCGTTGTCTTCTACGAAATCGGCGACCGCGAAATGGCGATTTTCGGCGACATGCCATCGACCATCGTGCTCGGCGACCGGGAGGAGGACCACATCTATATTCTGCCGCCGGTGCGTTATCTGGACGGCAAGATCTATCTGAAGCTTGGCGGCGATACCGAGGCGCTTTCCTTCAGCCGGCTGGAAGAGGCCGGCACGTGGTTCCGTTCCGACGGCAGTATGGCCGAGCGCGATCATCTCTCGCGCATCGCCCTGCGACTGATGCCGGAGCTTGCCGGATGCCCGGTCACGTCGGCTCCGTGCGTGGCGAATTTCACCCCGACCGGTTATCCTTACGTCGGCTTCACGCCGTCGCCGCGGATCGCGGTGCTGACTGGCGGCAATTTCGTCGCGGCCAAATCTTCCGACGAACTCGGGCGTCTCGGCGCCGTGCTTCTCAGGGAAGGGCGGCTCGGGGATGAGGATTTCGGCCGCGAGCTGACGCCGGTCTTCGCTTGAGAGGGATATCATGGCAGTCGATTTCAAATATATCGTCGTCGGCCGCGGGCTGATGGGAGCCGCCGCCGCGCGGCATCTGGCGCGGCAGACGGATGGTGTCGCGGTAATCGGCCCGGACGAGCCTGACGATCGCAAGGCGCATGAAGGCGTTTTCGCCAGCCATTACGACGAGGGGCGCATTACCCGCACCATCGATCCCGACCGCAACTGGGCGCTGCTCGCCAATCGCTCGATCGGTCGCTACGGCGAGATCGCGAACGAGAGCGGCATCGACTTCTATCGGGAGGCCGGCTGCGTCGTCGTCGCGCCTGATAGAGGCGATTATCTCGAAAGGACTCGGCAGGCCGCCGTTTCGCTCGGCATCGAGACCAGGCTTCTGGACGCGGGCGGATTGAAGACCGCATTTCCCTTCTTTGCCTTTCCCGCCGGCAGTGCAGGTGTGTTCGAGGCGAGGGGCGCCGGACATATCAGCCCGCGCAAACTGGTCAAGGCACAATCTCTGCTGGCAGAAAGGGCAGGCGCGACTGTCATCCGAGATCATGTGGTCTGGATCCGCGAGGAGGACGGGCTGGCGAGCGTCAAGACTGCCGGGGGCCTCAGCTATCGCGGTGAAAAGGTGCTGCTGGCAGCGGGCGGATTTTCCATTGCCGAAAATCTCTTGCCACGGCCTGTTGCCATGACGGTTTATGGCCGGACCGTAACGCTGTTCGAGATCGGCGAGGCTGATGCGCTCCGCCTTGCGGCGATGCCGTCGCTCATTCTCGACGTGCCCGGCACCCATATCTATCTGCTGCCGCCGATCCGTTATCCCGATCGCAAATTCTACCTGAAGATTGGCGGCGATCCCGACGATCTGATCTTACACAACGACATCGAGATGCGGGCCTGGTTCAAGACCGAAGGGCGAGAGAGCGTGCGCTCGCATCTGCAGCGCTTCGTCGCCGACCTTGTGCCCGATATGGCGCCGCTGTCGATTTCGACGGCCGCCTGCGTCGTCTCCTATACGGAAAGCGGCTATCCGATGATCGGCTATACCTCTTCGCCTGCGATCGCGGTGCTGACGGGCTGCGCCGGCACCTCGGCGAAGAGTTCGGACGAAATCGGCAGACTCGGCGCGGAGCTGCTTTTGTCGGGCAGAATCAGCGAACAGGGCTACTCCACGGATTTCACACCTAATTTCCGTTAGGGCTGTCCCCTATATTTCGGTGGCATTTACGGGCTCTCTCGTTTATGGGAGCCCTGCCAGTTGGCCGGGCAGCCGCGCTTTACCAATGCCGAAAGGCGGTAAGGTGAGGAAAGTCCGGGCTCCACGGAAACACGGTGCCGGATAACGTCCGGCGAGGGCGACCTCAGGGAAAGTGCCACAGAAAGCAAACCGCCTGTCAAGACAGGTAAGGGTGAAAGGGTGGGGTAAGAGCCCACCGCATCTCCGGCAACGGATATGGCACGGTAAACCCCACCGGGAGCAAGACCGAATAGGGATGACGTGGAGGGCCGAAAGGCTCTCCGGCCGGTTTCCAGGCCAGTCATCCGGGTGGGTTGCGTGAGGCAGCGTGCGAGCGCTGTCCCAGAGGAATGGCTGCCACGTTCCGGTTCGCGCCGGAGCCATACAGAACCCGGCTTACAGGCCAACTGGCGATTAACATCCGAGCTGCGGCAGGGCCTGGATTTTCAGCCTAAGTCGCTGAAACCGACTGTTTCCAAGCTGATATTCATGCACGTTATGGACGGATTTTAATAAGGCGCAATCAATGCTTGCCATCTGCAAAATGGCTGCGCTAACCCTTTGTTAAACTTAACAGCTTATAAATGTTTGATCATACGTCCGTTGCAAAACGGTCGCATCCCATTGACGCCCATATGGTCCCATGCTATCCCAAATGCGCACTGCACCAGGGCAATCATTTGCCCATTCATCGCAAAGCAAAGGCGCCTTCCTCTCTGGAAGCGTCGGGTGGGATTTGGCTCATCCGGCTTGCGAGGCTGTGCCTGATATTGGGACTTTCGGGCGTCTTTTTGTCCGGCTCCCTGCGGGAACGGATGTTTCGAGTCATGAGCCGCTTCCTTTCGAACGCGACCAACAGGATCGATGCCAAGGGCAGGGTTTCCGTGCCTTCGGCATTCCGTTCCGTGCTGGCGCAGCGCAACGTCCAGGAGCTCTACTGTTTCCAGGACTTTGTGTTTCCGGCGATCAGCGTCGGCGGCTCGGATCTTCTCGAAAGATTCGAGCGGCAGATTGCTGCGGAAGATCCATTTTCGCCGGATGCGAACGCGATGTCGCTTCTGATCCACGGAGGCGGGGTCTTCATGAAGCTCGATGCCGAGGGGCGGCTGATGGTCACGGATTTCATCCGCGACTTCACCGGCATCTCGGACGAAGTGACCTTCGTCGGTCGAGCGGATCATTTTCAGCTCTGGCAGCCGCAGGCATTCTTGGCTGCGCAGGCGCAGGCACGAGGGGAGCGCAAGCTGGCGGGCAAGCGTTCCTAAAGGAACGAGGGAACGGAATGGTGACGAATCCTGGCGGAGGTTCAACTGATGCCGGTGGCGGACCGGTTCGTCACATTCCTGTTCTTCTCAATGAGGTCCTCGCAGCGCTCTCGCCCGCACCCGGCAAGCTCATCCTCGATGGTACATTCGGTGCGGGTGGTTATAGCGCGGCCAT from Rhizobium sp. NLR16a includes:
- a CDS encoding lytic transglycosylase domain-containing protein, translated to MKEFIIGAAACLGMLLAGYNFASANDDWGVRAETIPLKTVDRQSGYAMPDFSNSIPYAALINKYAAEYNVPVALAQAVVRVESNFNPKARGSAGEIGLMQIKPATARMMGYSGTRKGLFDPETNIKYGMKYLAAAHQLGGGQTCNTILKYNAGHGATRMNPVSKTYCGKVLAMLD
- a CDS encoding N-acetylmuramoyl-L-alanine amidase, which encodes MTSFEADYRGACVRPSPNRGERAGGRRPDMILLHYTGMPTADGALDWLCREESQVSSHYFVHENGEVIQLVPEARRAWHAGKSSWHGESDINSLSIGIEIANAGHPGGLPDYPKEQIAAVIELCRDCVKRWSIVPERVLGHSDVAPIRKVDPGEKFPWAELHRAGVGHWVEPATITGGRFFQRGDAGQPVEALQSMLSLYGYSTEITGKFSEKTAGDVEAFQRHFRPERVDGIADFSTIDTLHRLLSALPRFS
- a CDS encoding FAD-dependent oxidoreductase, whose protein sequence is MAVDFRFIVIGRGMMGAAAARHLSSMADGVALIGPSEPEDRKVHHGVFASHYDEARITRTFDGNLAWGTFAARALRRYRDIEAKSGISFFSEVGCLFAGPPPKDEQDFLLRALTVSETLGSDIEIVAPAELDRRFPYLAVGPDFSGYFERKRAGHINPRALVRAQARLAEQGGVSLIEATATSVRDTGSHVEVTAGDRSYSAERVLVAAGAFSNFHALLPRPVDLRVMARTVVFYEIGDREMAIFGDMPSTIVLGDREEDHIYILPPVRYLDGKIYLKLGGDTEALSFSRLEEAGTWFRSDGSMAERDHLSRIALRLMPELAGCPVTSAPCVANFTPTGYPYVGFTPSPRIAVLTGGNFVAAKSSDELGRLGAVLLREGRLGDEDFGRELTPVFA
- a CDS encoding FAD-dependent oxidoreductase, which produces MAVDFKYIVVGRGLMGAAAARHLARQTDGVAVIGPDEPDDRKAHEGVFASHYDEGRITRTIDPDRNWALLANRSIGRYGEIANESGIDFYREAGCVVVAPDRGDYLERTRQAAVSLGIETRLLDAGGLKTAFPFFAFPAGSAGVFEARGAGHISPRKLVKAQSLLAERAGATVIRDHVVWIREEDGLASVKTAGGLSYRGEKVLLAAGGFSIAENLLPRPVAMTVYGRTVTLFEIGEADALRLAAMPSLILDVPGTHIYLLPPIRYPDRKFYLKIGGDPDDLILHNDIEMRAWFKTEGRESVRSHLQRFVADLVPDMAPLSISTAACVVSYTESGYPMIGYTSSPAIAVLTGCAGTSAKSSDEIGRLGAELLLSGRISEQGYSTDFTPNFR
- a CDS encoding DnaJ family molecular chaperone, which produces MSFWEKLLNAIGNTAGNALSAVVEAIRTVFEGDPETRRKVAFSVAIIALSAKMAKADGIVSEKEVEAFREIFEFPEDQAKNVARLYNLARQDVAGYEAYAERLSTLCVTCAANCPVLEDVLDGLFHIAKADGLIHEKELNFLGHIAEIFQMSETRFEQIAARHVSSGGDPYKVLGVSPSDDFPTIRRRYRGLVSEHHPDRLISRGVPKEFHLIANERMAALNAAYAAIEKERRAA
- a CDS encoding pyrophosphate--fructose-6-phosphate 1-phosphotransferase, translating into MAKQKVAMLTAGGLAPCLSSAVGGLIERYSDIAPEIDIVAYKSGYQGVLLGDRIEITGQMRAKAPLLHRYGGSPIGNSRVKLTNAADCVKRGLVKEGENPLRVAAERLADDGITILHTIGGDDTNTTAADLAAYLAANGYDLTVVGLPKTVDNDVVPIRQSLGAWTAAEVGAHFFDNVSNEQTAAPRTLVIHEVMGRHCGWLTAATARSYLQRTSRNQYVDGLLMDAHLKSIDAVYLPEMSFDLDAEAARLKEIMDRTGHATVFVSEGACLDAIVAEREAAGETVKRDAFGHVKIDTINVGAWFQKQFANLLNAERSLVQKSGYFARSAPANGDDLRLIQSMVDLAVESALNKVSGVTGHDEAQNGKLRTIEFPRIKGGKAFDLSTAWFAEVMDNIGQKYKEA
- the mraZ gene encoding division/cell wall cluster transcriptional repressor MraZ, with translation MSRFLSNATNRIDAKGRVSVPSAFRSVLAQRNVQELYCFQDFVFPAISVGGSDLLERFERQIAAEDPFSPDANAMSLLIHGGGVFMKLDAEGRLMVTDFIRDFTGISDEVTFVGRADHFQLWQPQAFLAAQAQARGERKLAGKRS
- a CDS encoding LysE family translocator; this translates as MSLEAWLAFAAASAIMLAIPGPTILLVVSYALGHGRRTAFATVSGVALGDFTAMTASLFGLGAVLATSAALFTLLKWIGGAYLIWLGIKLWRAPVIGEPVADNDNLPEEKSLKIFLHAYVVTALNPKSIVFFVAFVPQFLNPTLPFFGQMAIMEATFLVLAILNAAAYAFLAHSARGLIRKASVQRAVNRTGGTLLIAAGAVTAGYRRIAA